GCATTTTGTCTTTTTTTGTTCAGTTTGTGCTTCACGGTTTCCGCTCAAAATACACCGGTTAAAGAGATTTGGAAAGAACTGTCGAAAAACAAATTTGCTGTTACCTACTACGACCTCTCTTCCCTTGCATTGGCAAAAAGCGATATTTTTGATCAGCCCGTAAAAACAGAATACAACTCTGAACAATCGTTACCGGGCATTGCCGGGAAATATTTTACTGAAGTGATAATTTACACAGTATCTTTGAAGGAAGCAAAATATTTTATCAAAAAAGCTTCATATTTCGACAGTAAAAAGAAGGAAATCAAAGTTTTTGATTATCTCAAGGATGGAAGTGTTGACGCAAGGCAAATGTTACCGGTAACCAAAGGAAGTCCGGTTTATGAAATCGTTAAACTTCATAAATTGTTGCACAGCAAGAACGAAAATTAAGCCAAAGGAATTGTAAAACTAAAAGTGGTTCCTTCGCCAACACGACTCTCGACATCAAGCACACCACCGTGTCGCTTCACAAATTCATAGCACAGTAGAAGTCCCAAGCCTGTTCCCTTTTCATTCTCAGTTCCTGATGTGGTCACCAGTTCATTTATCTTAAAAAGTTTGGCAACGGTCTCGGGGGGCATTCCGACACCCGAATCACTTACAGAAAATCGAATCCGGTCACCCTCTAACTCTCCCGAAACAATAATGCTGCCCCCTCTGGGGGTAAACTTGATACTGTTGGAAATCAGGTTCCGAAAAACCGTCTGGAGCATGTCTTCATCTGCCATCACCTTTATCTCATCATCCAGATCCAGTATCAGTTCCAACCCCTTTTCAATTGTCAGAGGCATTAGAACAGAATTTACCTTATAAAGAATGTGTGAAACAGTCACTTCATCAGGAACAAATTTTAACCTGTTCGACTGAATTCTCGACCAGTCCAAAAGATTGTTGAGCAATTCGAGAATGGCTTTTGCTGAGGAGTTGATTCTGCCGGCAAATTCACTGATCTCGTCCATACTCAAATCCGCGATATCATTGAGAAGGAACTCGGAGAAACCGAGTATGCCCGTAAAAGGGCTCTTCAGATCGTGGGCAAGGATGGAAAAGAACCGGTCTTTTGCGTGATTGGCTTCCATCAGCTTCTGTTCACTGCTTTTCAGTTCGTCTTCAATCTTCACCCGCTCGGTAATATCGCTCAAAGTACCATTGATCAGTTTCTTGCCGTCCTCTTCAATAACACTGTTAATTGTATGAAAATAATGGATTTCACCCTGTTTGTCATAGAGTCGTACTGTGATCGGCTGGACATCACCCTTCAGAACCTCAAGAGTATGCTTTTTGAACTTGATCATATCTTCCTGATGGACAATATGATTCAGGTTTTTACCGGTTAATTCATCCACTGAATATCCGTAATTTGCCACTGCGGGGCTTATATAACGAAGATTACCTTTGATATCATAGATGTAAATAATATCATTCAGATTTTCGATCAAAGAACGGTATCTGGCTTCACTTTCTTTAAGAATCTCTTCTTTTTTCTTCAATTCAATAGCCATGGCTATCTGGTTGGAGACAAAGTTCAGTGTATCGACATCAATCTGATCATATTTTCTTGTACTGTCATCATATCTCTGAACAACAATAACACCGATTATCTTCCCTTCATTGTTCTTCAACGGAACTCCCATCCACTCTTCGCAGTCTCCGCCGTACAGTTCAATAACCCCTAATCTCTCGAGATTGGCAAAGTCAGTTCTTCCAAAAAGGAGAGGCATCCCCTTTCTGATAACATAACTTGTTAATGTTTTTGAATCAATAGGTCTTTCAGGAAGTGAGACCGGTCTGTCAGGTGAGTCTATTTCATCCACAAAGTATGGGAACGATATCGTCTTTTTTTCTTCGTCCACGAGTGACATAAAGAAATTTTTCGCAGGCATCAAATCAGATACGATGTGATGAACGCTTTCATACAGCTTGAAAAGATCGAAGGAAACATTTGCAGCTTCAGAGATGAGGTTCGTTGCTCTTCGCAGTTTTTCCTCTCTTTTGGTTGCAGTCAGGTCCTTCAACATCACCAGATCGTAGTAATTGTCTTCATAGAAAACCGGAACAGAAAAAATTTCCACAAATTTTTCCCTTCCGCTGCTGTCTTTGAATCCGAGTGAAATGCTTCCGGCGAGGAATTTTGACTTGATTGCAATACAACTGTCGTCGGAATACTCATCACCGAGCAATATCCTTGGCAATTCCTTCCCGACAACATTTTCCTTCCCCAATCCCAAAAATTCCGCAGAGGAGCTGTTCGCCTCTTTAATCAAACACTTTTTATGAAGATCAATAATCATCATCGGAGCAGGACTTTTATGAAATTTTTCGAAAAAAGTCCCCGATTTAGCTATTTTGATGTCGGAATTTTCGTTCATAGTAATCTATTGATTGTTATTCTCTTTGTCAAGTTGCCTTTGTGCAAGGCGGGCATTTTTTCTGTCCATCTCAGTAAGATATCTTTTTCTGATTCTAATGGAAGCGGGAGTAATCTCAACGAATTCATCATCGGTTATCCATTCAAGAGCCTGTTCGAGGCTTAGAATTCTTGCAGGCTCAAGTCTTATTGCATCATCAGTACCTGAAGCTCTAAAGTTCGTCAACTGTTTAGCCCTTGTGACATTTACCGGCATGTCCATTTCTCTGGAGTTTTCGCCGACCACCATTCCTTCATAGACTCTCGTTCCGGGATCTATAAAAAACACAGATCTTTCCTGAAGTTTGTTTATCGAATAGGCTGTTGCCATTCCGGTTTCCATGGAGACGAGCGCGCCGCGTGATCTGCTTTGAATTTCACCTTTATATGGTTCATAGGAGTGGAAATTATGATGAAGAATTCCTTCTCCTTTAGTGTCGGTCATGAATTCACTTCTGTAGCCAATCAAACCTCTTGAAGGGATAAAGAACTCGAGTCTTGTGTTTTCATTGAACGGGATCATGTTTTTCATCTCTCCCTTTCTTTTACCGAGTTTCTCGATAACAGTACCTACAAATGCCTCGGGGACATCGATAATTACATGCTCTATCGGCTCACTCACAACATCAAGTATCTTCTTGAGGATAACCTCCGGTCTGCTTACCTGAAGTTCATAACCTTCCCTTCTCATGTTTTCGATAAGAATTGAAAGGTGCAGTTCTCCTCTTCCGCTTACCTTAAAAATATCCGGAGAATCTGTCATCTCCACACGAAGTCCGACATTCGATTTCAACTCTTTCGAAAGTCTCTCACTTATGTTTCTTGTGGTAACATATTTCCCTTCCTGACCGGCAAAGGGAGAATTATTTACCATGAAATTCATTGTAATTCGCGGTTCTTCAACTGCAAGGGATTCTATTACTTCCGGCTTTGAAGGATCGCAAAGAGTATCACCGATGTCGAGATCTTCGAGACCGGCAATAGCCACAATATCACCGGCGTATGCTGAATCGACTTCTTTTCTTTTAATGTTTTCAAATTCGTAAAGTCTGGTCACTTTAGCGTTTTGCTTTTCACCTTCACGGGTGATATGAACAATCTGATCACCGATTTTTACCTGGCCATAGTGAATTTTACCAATTCCGATTCTGCCGAGATAGTCGTTGTAATCGATTGCGGAGATGAGCATTCTGAATGGCTCTTCCCTTACAGCAGTTGGGACTGCAATTCTGCTAAGAATCAGATCGAGGAGGGGTTCGAGTGTTTGTGATTCATCTTCGAGATTGACCTTTGCAATACCCTGTTTTGCAATTGCATAGACATATGCAAAATCGAGTTGCTCATCACTTGCTCCAAGAGCTACAAAAAGATCGAAAATCTCGTTAAGTACCTCATCCGGTCTGGCGTCTTTCCTGTCGATTTTATTGATTACAACAACAGGTTTAAGACCCAGTTCAAGTGATTTTTTCAGAACGAATTTAGTTTGAGGAAGTGGCCCCTCCGCTGCATCCACCAAAAGCAAAACACCATCGACCATTCGGAGTGTTCTCTCCACTTCGCCTCCGAAATCGGCGTGCCCGGGTGTATCGATAATATTTATCTTATAGTCTTTGTAATATACGCTCAAATTTTTTGCAAGAATAGTGATTCCTCTTTCTCTTTCGATGTCGTTGGAATCCATTACTCTCCCCTGAACCTGTTGATTGTCTCTGAAGGCTCCGGTCTGTTTTAATATATAATCTACAAGTGTGGTCTTACCATGATCAACATGTGCTATAATTGCTATATTTCTTATCTTGTCAAGTGCGAACAAATTTTTCTCCTGTTGGTTAACTGTGCCTGATATTTAATATATCACCATCTTTCACTATATATTCCTTACCTTCCAGTCTCCACACTCCCGCTTCTTTACATTTCGGGAATGATCCATGAGCTATGTAGTCAGTATAGTGAACAACTTCAGCACGAATGAATTTATTAAAAAAATCGGAATGGATAACACCAGCGGACTGCTGTGCTGTATATCCTTTCTTTATGGTCCATGCCCTGCACTCATCCTCACCCACTGTGAAGAATGACTGCAAACCGAGCAGTTCGTAAGAACTGCGAAGGATTCTTGTGAGGGCTGATTCTGTGATGCCGAGGTCTTCTTTGAATGCCTCAGCCTCTTCATCACTAAGTTGTGACAGTTCCATCTCAAACTGAGCGAAAAATGGAACGATATTGTGTTCAAATGAGGGGTATTTCTTCTTCACTTCTTCGAGCAAACCGGAGACTTTCTCTTTCGATTCGTCCGAAAAGTTGATCCCGATAATCATCGGTTTTAATGTCAGAAACTGAAAACCACTTAAAAGTCTGAGATCGTTCTCCTCTATATCAACCGATCTAAGGGGTCTTTCGTTTTCAAGGTGGTCCTTAAAAGTTTCGAATATACTCATTTCTTTCATGAGTTTATCCGTCTTTGTCTTCATCAGTTCCTTCTTCAGTTTTTCTATCCTGTTCTCAACCATTGTGAGATCAGTTAACAAAAATTCTGTTTCAAGGAACGCTATGTCAGCTATGGGGTCAATTCTTCCTTCAGGGTGGGAAACGGAATCGTTTGGAAATTCCCTGACAACATGAAGGAGGAGATCATTATTTTTTACCTTATTTAAAAAATCAGAAGTGATTTTTAATTTTTCATCGTCACCAACCTGAAGTCCCGGGATATCCACAACTTCAAGGGTTGCGTGGACTTCTTTTTTCGGATTGAAAAGCCCTGTCAGCTCATCCAGCCTGTCATCCGGCACTTTCACAACGGCACGATTCGATTCAATACCTGAAGAGCCTTCAGCGAGAGTTTTAAAGAGGGTGGTTTTACCTGAGTTTTGCAATCCGATCAAGCCAATTTGCATTGTTCAATTTTTCCTTTTTTGTAATTTTTTTCCGGTAGTAAAGCCATGGAGCAGCGAAATGAGGGGAAATCCTAAAAACTTTGTAATACTGAATACAAATTTACAAAAAAATAATACCTTATCAGGCAGAAAAATG
This region of Bacteroidota bacterium genomic DNA includes:
- a CDS encoding PAS domain S-box protein yields the protein MNENSDIKIAKSGTFFEKFHKSPAPMMIIDLHKKCLIKEANSSSAEFLGLGKENVVGKELPRILLGDEYSDDSCIAIKSKFLAGSISLGFKDSSGREKFVEIFSVPVFYEDNYYDLVMLKDLTATKREEKLRRATNLISEAANVSFDLFKLYESVHHIVSDLMPAKNFFMSLVDEEKKTISFPYFVDEIDSPDRPVSLPERPIDSKTLTSYVIRKGMPLLFGRTDFANLERLGVIELYGGDCEEWMGVPLKNNEGKIIGVIVVQRYDDSTRKYDQIDVDTLNFVSNQIAMAIELKKKEEILKESEARYRSLIENLNDIIYIYDIKGNLRYISPAVANYGYSVDELTGKNLNHIVHQEDMIKFKKHTLEVLKGDVQPITVRLYDKQGEIHYFHTINSVIEEDGKKLINGTLSDITERVKIEDELKSSEQKLMEANHAKDRFFSILAHDLKSPFTGILGFSEFLLNDIADLSMDEISEFAGRINSSAKAILELLNNLLDWSRIQSNRLKFVPDEVTVSHILYKVNSVLMPLTIEKGLELILDLDDEIKVMADEDMLQTVFRNLISNSIKFTPRGGSIIVSGELEGDRIRFSVSDSGVGMPPETVAKLFKINELVTTSGTENEKGTGLGLLLCYEFVKRHGGVLDVESRVGEGTTFSFTIPLA
- the typA gene encoding translational GTPase TypA codes for the protein MFALDKIRNIAIIAHVDHGKTTLVDYILKQTGAFRDNQQVQGRVMDSNDIERERGITILAKNLSVYYKDYKINIIDTPGHADFGGEVERTLRMVDGVLLLVDAAEGPLPQTKFVLKKSLELGLKPVVVINKIDRKDARPDEVLNEIFDLFVALGASDEQLDFAYVYAIAKQGIAKVNLEDESQTLEPLLDLILSRIAVPTAVREEPFRMLISAIDYNDYLGRIGIGKIHYGQVKIGDQIVHITREGEKQNAKVTRLYEFENIKRKEVDSAYAGDIVAIAGLEDLDIGDTLCDPSKPEVIESLAVEEPRITMNFMVNNSPFAGQEGKYVTTRNISERLSKELKSNVGLRVEMTDSPDIFKVSGRGELHLSILIENMRREGYELQVSRPEVILKKILDVVSEPIEHVIIDVPEAFVGTVIEKLGKRKGEMKNMIPFNENTRLEFFIPSRGLIGYRSEFMTDTKGEGILHHNFHSYEPYKGEIQSRSRGALVSMETGMATAYSINKLQERSVFFIDPGTRVYEGMVVGENSREMDMPVNVTRAKQLTNFRASGTDDAIRLEPARILSLEQALEWITDDEFVEITPASIRIRKRYLTEMDRKNARLAQRQLDKENNNQ
- the ychF gene encoding redox-regulated ATPase YchF — its product is MQIGLIGLQNSGKTTLFKTLAEGSSGIESNRAVVKVPDDRLDELTGLFNPKKEVHATLEVVDIPGLQVGDDEKLKITSDFLNKVKNNDLLLHVVREFPNDSVSHPEGRIDPIADIAFLETEFLLTDLTMVENRIEKLKKELMKTKTDKLMKEMSIFETFKDHLENERPLRSVDIEENDLRLLSGFQFLTLKPMIIGINFSDESKEKVSGLLEEVKKKYPSFEHNIVPFFAQFEMELSQLSDEEAEAFKEDLGITESALTRILRSSYELLGLQSFFTVGEDECRAWTIKKGYTAQQSAGVIHSDFFNKFIRAEVVHYTDYIAHGSFPKCKEAGVWRLEGKEYIVKDGDILNIRHS